The Arabidopsis thaliana chromosome 5, partial sequence genomic interval AGAATTCTAATGCATGCTTAGTTCATCATAACTTACCTCCCATAAGTCACGAGCATTAACAATATCTGATGAATTGAGGCCAATCTCAGCCCATCGAGCTGTGATGTTTGCAGATGCTGATCCTCTGTTCCATAGGATGACCGCTACTCGTTTCTTGCTTAGTGGACCTGCCCATACCTTCATTGCACCACAtatgttatgtgtttttttgtttgtcatttGCATAGATATGTACATATAAGAACTATGATACCTCAAGATCACCttctttctttactttctttcCCTGGATCCCAAGTTTGTCTGAACATAAATAGGTCAAGCTCTTACCACTTTTGGATTTCATATGAGCAGATTCTGAAGTGGTTAAGactttttctatattatatttacCTTGATTAACAGCAATCACCTCTTTGTTGCTAAGCAATTCAAATGTAACTTTGTCCATCGATCTAAGATCGCAGCCGATCAGCAGAGGAGCCTGCAAAGAGAGAACACAATCCAACATTGGTTTAAGTAGGTATACATTCATTCTCTGCTTAGTTTAGGTCTTTTAGGTAAAATACTATTCATACTTTTGCCAATGCCCAGATGCTGAAATGCGACATGTATTCTTCCTTAGTCATGCCTCCATTTCCCACTTCAAGCATGTCTGGATCTGTTTCAGTTTTACCAATATTAATTTCTCGGGTCTCGATACAACTTTCTCGAATCTGTATTGATTACTCCAAATTATTTACCGTTCCACGATCCTGGTCTTGCATAAGATGCCCATCGATCATTCTGATCCGCTATCAATGTCATGCTAACAagcaaaaaaggaagagaaaaacatcTTCAAGTTCTTGTTTCACTAAGATTGGGAAAAAACcatcaaagaagagaaaccttTTCCAATTATCTTGGATATCTCCTGTTGTTCTCCAACTGTTGCCAATATCTCCTGCCCAAGTTGCTGGATCCTCTTGTCCCCTGCACTTACAAGTCAATTTCTTGTTTAGTATCATCAGACCATAGTTGTCTGAATAagtgaatcttcttcttaattagtCTTTTTTACCATTCGCACAGAGAGAAGAATATGGATCTTCCTGAATTTAACAGCGCTTTACTCATCTTAGGGTATCTTTCTCTTGGACTTGTCCCTGTATTTTCGCAGTTATCATACTTGAGGTAATCAATCCCCTGTCGAATACATGATAACGAAAACGCACAGCTTCAAGGTTCAGGAAATGAGTTCAGACATAACacatacaaatatacataCCCATGAGGCAAATGTCTTGGCATCTTGTTCTTCATGCCCGAGTGATCCCGGCATGGTTTGGCTGCAGGTAAGAGTCCTAGAAATCGAGAAAAAGATGATCAATGGAGAAACTATATCTTAacaagaattttgttttataactAAGTATCTTTATCTGTATATACATACCCGGCATCAGAGTATATCCCAAGTTTTAGCCCTTTGCTATGAACATAATCTGATAAAGCTTTGATTCCTGAAGGAAATGTTGATGCTTTTGCAACCAAACTCCCCTATCAAATATACACCAAAAACAcatctcatttttgtttttagattcTCAAAAACTCTGAAAACAAGGTTATTTAACCTGAGAATCTCTCTTGAGTTCACCCCAACAATCATCTATAAACACAGATAAAAACAGAACACGATActtaagaaaacagagagatggataaaacagagtaatcacactaaaattatatataatttaagtACCTATGTTGATATACTTGTAACCTATTGCAGAAAGACCACTTGAAACCATTGCATCAGCTGCAGTGAAACTCAGATCATTAGTATTACTTTTACTATCAATCAATCTTGCATTAGATTTGCTTTCTATAGAGTAGAATCAGTAATCACCGGTTTGTTTGATAAGGGTTTCATTGATATTACACTGAAAATGATTCCAGCTGTTCCATCTGATCAGAGAGTAACCATAAGAGGTAAATAACTTGAGAGTCAAGGAAatagaaattcaaaaaaaaaaaacaatgaaggGGATCGAACCCCATTTGAGGAGAGAGAGCAAGTCCATTGTTCATCAACATTCGACTCTGAAACCCATCAGCAATCTGAGTCAGAGTTATAGTCAGAGTGAACGCAATGAATCTTAAGGAGAAACTAAGAAGAACCATTGCTTGATCaagcttttttcttgtttccttcAATGGCTATAAAcagattgagagagagagaggttcaagaaaaatcaaaaatggCCTGTAATAAATGTTGATGGTTAAGTGGGAGCTGTGGGATCATGCcgatatttgtatatatacacacacacacaccacGGTACTGTGACTCTCTTAGTTGTCTCTCCAAATCAAGTGGGTCGTTTTCGTTGTcaactttttaatttcatttttctatgtTTATTTTCAGATTTATGTAGCTTCACGGATATGGAGATATTGTATTTGTCTCTGTGACGCAAAAAGTGTaaaaagattgagaaaaagaagaggttGTTAACTGTGTAAGACGTATTCATAACTAATTCTGATAAAACTAGTGAAAGGCAGCGATTGATGTTATTAATATAGAACAAAAGCATTATTGGTTATATAAGCAATGGAGTGAATCACTAGAGGTCCGAGGTTTATGTCCATTCATAGTCTCCGGAATTTAGAAAATTACGAAATATTTTAGTAAAGATAATGAATAATGAATCGTAGTGATACACAATTTAGCAAaatcttaacaaaaacaattaacagCTAAGGAACTGTTAGTCTTTACATACATTATTTAACACGTTAGCAAGGATTATTTTAATGTCCCCACGTTGAGTtatgaataaaacaattaaGTTGTGATAACGCCCTTTAGAGTTTAGATCCAAAATACAAGAACAGAATTCTTCACGTCTTTCAATAAATGGTTAGGTTTTCATTGAATCATTGTCATGATCGCATTGGACTTTAGTAGATACAATCGAATCATTTGTATAAAGTACACAAATTTATATACagaaatacaaattacaaatatttgatattgacATGTGGCCATGCTCAGttctaattattaaaaaacgGAGCATGCTTTCCGAGTGTGATGTTTGATATTATCTTACTTTTCAAGAATGTTTTTATGCTAGATTGTATTCCATAGCTTTTACTATTTACACTTAAAATgctataaaaatataacaaaacctGTTTTCTAGCTAGGTTTGAACTAGTCGAAAATGCAAAAATTATGCATATGGGATTAGTGATCTCTGTATATAATAACATCCACACAAGTAGAAAGAGTATACTTTAAGGCAAAGTCTTAAGTTATTAAAGTGAAATAATGAGAGATTTGCTTTCCTCAAGTGGACCAAAGACACAAGTGATGTGACGTGTGCCGTACgcaacaatattaaaaaagcGAAGagttttcattattatatgGACAAAATTTTCGTTTCGAACAATTTATTGGAGAACATCTGTGGAGATTTAATTTGAGACGAACCCTTATTGTTTTTACAGAATAACTGGAGAATACAACGTGACGTAGCCACACTAACTCTCTCTATACACATGTATTTTCAGGCAACAGGTTTGAGAACATACAACTTACACGCATGAGAATCCACTGTTGCTGTCAAGTTCCCCACAAACTTTTGCTTCAATGTCTGGTGCTGTTCGCATATATCACAACAAAACATTCACCAGTTAAATATCTGATTTTCTAATGATGTTTGGTTTATGTATGTTTATCTACAATTGTATATTTATGAGTATACCTCCCATAGATCTCTGGCTTCAACGATGCTATTTGCAGGGATCTCAATATCCTCCCAAAGAGCAGTAATCGAAGTTCGCGATGGTCCACGGTTCAATAGAAGCAAAGCTACTCTGTAACCTGACAATGGTCCTGCCCAAACCTGATTCCATTTCGCGATTTATTACCAAAACATAGTTTTCTTAAAGCTTATGTCTATAGACGAGTAGTACATGTAGGTGTTTTTAGATGTAATCTAACCTCGAGATCGCCTTCCATTCTAACTTTCTTGGCCTGAACACCATGTGGATCTACAAGAAACggtttctattttcttaaaagtatatattcaAACATGGTTCAAAGAGGACATATGATGGCTAAACAGTAATCAAGTACCTTGATTAATAGCAATGACTTCCTTGTTGGCGACAATCTCCATTGTTTCTTTGGTCATGTTTCTTATGTCACAACCAAGTAGAAGAGGAGCCTGcagtgatatatatacatcattgGTTTCAGACTTAATATATGTTGTTTGAAGAGAGTTTCTCTATTTCGGGAATATATAGCTTACCTTTGAGATTGCCCATATGCTGAAATGGACTATGTACTCGTCTTTTGTCATCCCTCCATTTCCCACTTCAAGCATATCCGGGTCTGCAACCAACAGCAAAGTCACCCACTCATCATGAAATTATCATCCTTCACAAAATCTGCAACAAGCTTAAAGTAGTAGTAGTCTCTTGCTGAGATAATAACAGTACCGTTCCAGCCACCAGGTCTTGCATGCTCAGCGTAGACTTCATTCATGTCTGCTATTGAGATCATACTgtaacaagcaaaaaaaaaccttgtcAAGATTAGcaatttttaaagaaacatgtcgccatcttttttcttttatacttaCCTAAGCCAAGTATCTTTAATGTCATTAGTGGTTCTCCAACTGTTGCCTACTGGAGATCCCCATAGAGCTGGATGCATATCTCCCCTGATAAGAAGTCAATTTAAAACTCATAATTCTTCTATAGACAAATCAACACaactatattatttgtttttttgaaaggGAACATGCATGATTTATACCATTCACACAATGAGTGAAAGATGGGGCGGCCAGATTTCATCAGAGCTCGAGTCATCACTGGATACCTGAATTGTATCATCATCCATTATTGGCAGTGAATGTATATTATAACTTTTATGGCTAAACCAGGTGTCCTCACTTATACCTGACAGTAGGTTTAGAGCCATCGCTGTTGCAGTTGTCATACTTCAAGTAATCAATTCCCTGCAATTTGAGCCCAAGCATTGTTACATTGTCTGAAAAGCAGGTCAGTAACCAGTTtatgaaatgaaaaagaatgaCATGGACGTACCCATTCTGCAAATGTCTTGGCATCATGCTCCTCGTAGCCTAAAGAACCTGGCATGGTTTTACTGCAAGTGAAATacctgaaaaccaaaacaaatatgaggCCAAATGTGTATTCTTGTCCAAATCACCAGGAAAAAAGTGTAGGAAAATTTGCAAAAGCAATAGTAATTTACCCGGCATCTGAGTAAATCCCAAGCTTAAGGCCTTTACTGTGAACATAATCCGCAACCGCTTTAATTCCAGAAGGGAAAGTTGACTTCTTTGGCACCAGACTTCCCTGGAAAACAGAGTTAAGGAAGATAAAATCTAGCAAAACTgcagaaacaagaaatgaaaCCAGGAAACACAAAGAATTATGATAATACCTTGCTGTCACGAGAAATTTCAGCCCAGCAATCATCTGAAGAACAAACCAAGATTTCAGTACTGTGAAACAcaataatgatttttatttatttatttctaagcTATCACACTGATGAAACATTAATCAACTTCAGAGACTCTGAATCAGAGTGAtacaaagaatttttttaatctatattATGAGTTAGAGCCTTACCGATGTTAACATAGTTGTAGCCAAGCTTAGAGAGGCCAGTGGTAACCAAAGCATCAGCTGTTACAAACATCAAGATGTGTTAAGATAAACCAAAGCATCAGCTGTTACGAGCATGCAAGAATAATTCAtgattgataaattaaaattgagaCTTCACCagtttctttgatcattttttcATCTATGTTGCAGCTAAAATGGTTCCAGCTATTCCACCTGCAACACCGTTACATTGAACCTCATTCAGAACACAAAAAGCCAAACACTTTCCACAACGTAGGATTATTAACAGCAAAGTTCAGGATATTGAAGTTAAATTCAAGCTATTTATTCTTTAGTTAAAGACTAGTGGTTGTAGAATGTGTTTAGTCTTTCGATTTCTTTGAGAATCAATCGTCAAATCCACCAACcattaaaaaggaaacaagCTAAATCACAGagcgagagaaagagaaatagagTTATACGAACCCCATGGGAGGAGTGACTCCGAGGCCATTAGTGAGCAAGTGTCTTCGTAAGATCTCAGAATCGTCATGACCATTATTAACTGATCTCGAAGACTCGACCATCGTCATCACCATTGATGAAATCAGTATCATAAGTATTGGCATCTTTATCACCATTGCTCGTCTCGACATCTCTGCAAAATCTCTCTAAACGAAAACAGagtgagaagaagatagtTGACGAACACTGCTTTGTACTTTGTAGTAGAAGAAGACTAGGAGACTAGAAGAGTGTTCTATAAAATTCTTTGTATTTCCATTTTACCCCTCAAAACTCTTATCTgtactttacttttttttttttttttaactttttaacaaatatCTTAACGTCCACATAATTCTATTCTAATTTCGCATaaagagaagatatatattttgataaccAGAGAAGATATAATTCCAATTTTATTATGTTTCCTTACATGATTTTAATGGTTGGAATTCTTTTAGATGATTTTAAATAGAAGGTTAATTGCgatcaaaactaaataagaggttaatttgatttttacggttaaattttgttgttgatatatAACGGAAAAGTCTTGACCAAAATTAACGTTGGaaatttgaaaagtttttaataaattaaaaaattagaagaagcTCACGTTTCTTTAACCAGTAGCTGAGataaataatacttttttgtggaagcaaactcaaaatcaaacactTGGGTCGATTTGGGTTGTGTGTATTATATGATCAGGtggatttttaatttcttgtgATATACTTTGTACATTTTGTTGGGTTTACTCTGATCTTGACTAATAATTTGtatagtttcatttttcaacaatttaattatttattcaaattataaatatatccTAGTTTTGATGATGTATCTTTCCAACATACACtatagttttgaaattgtgaCTCATTATTTGTATTGCGataaattatgattttctGGATTGttctttgaaatatatatctctctttttttgtcaagataTATATGTCTTTGTTAGGGACTCAAAATCATGCTTCATAAAGAAGACTTTGAAGGTTTTTAATTTCTGTACGTTTCTAGGCATGAtactgaatatatatatagatatatctatatatcCAGTTTTTAGTCGGCATAtatcatttcttctctctgtgaatattattatttacattcacggattttcaaaaagttgTTTATATATCAGTCTGTGTCTCAGTGTCTGaccaaaaagaacaaataatCAGTAtgatcttcttgttcttgggGATCGTTCTTTGTTGTTATTGCGTTACGTCAGTGTTGGGTACTAATCAAAGGGAATATCCTAACTAGTAACTCgggacaaaaaaaagatactccaaaacaatcaaaacctGATTCACAAGTTAACCGAGTTACTATAAGTATTCAACTCTTTAGATTGGATCCGAACAAATAATCAATAACAGTATCCGTTATCAACAACTATATATCCATCACTTAGCTACTATTCtgtgttcaaaaaaaaaaaaaaaagctactATTCTAATCAAACCTAATTAAAACTTCAAATACTCTAAAAAGCagaacaaattaataaaaatttgtaacgATCTGAGACGTATTCAAAATGAGTTTGTTACATCAGTTCTAGTTAACTTTTCACGATAGGTGCTTAGTTTGGAGAAAGAACATTACAATTCcccaaaacaatcaaaacctGGTTCACAAGTTAACAATAAAAGCGAATCAACAGTGACTTCATGAATCAACTCTCCGACCCACCTTCGTCACGTTCCCctccaatctctctctctctctgataTGACACTATAAAACACACTCTCTCATTCTCCACGATACATCGCACTCGTTTAAGtaagcatcatcatcatccttatcatcaagaaagagagaaaatgtcGGATTGGGGACCGGTGCTAGTTACGGTGATACTCTTCGTGATGCTTACGCCAGGGCTTCTGTTTCAGTTGCCGGGACGACAAAAGTACGTTGAGTTTGGTAATTTTCAGACAAGCGCTGTCTCCGTTATCGTCCATTCTCTTCTCTACTTCTCCCTTGTTTGCGTCTTCCTTCTCGCACTCAAGATTCACATCTACATCGGCTAATTCATTAGTTTCATCCCTCTCTGCGCTGTGTTTTCcaagttttctttaaaaactaGTTAACCTTAAATcatttgttcaatattttaattccAAATGCTCTTTCCCATGGTCCATTAATCCTTTGTATCGATCGGACCCTTTTGCTTTAATTATGTGTTtaccttttctcttcttgtaaACACAAATActattatgttttaaaataatcattGCATTAATTAGTTACCTTATTATATACTACTATGTGAATTTAATCCCGAAAGATGAGTAAGTCTGCCATTAAAGCTGGACATTCGATTATTTGATTGCACGCTAATGAATGCAAATACTCCAAGCAGTCATGAACAAAAAAGtagtctatatatacatgtgtgtTGAAGTAATATGCATCTTGAATGTGCAATTCAAATGAGCCAATCACCCTGACGTGTAAACTCGGTTATTCTGAATATAGAAAACCTGATTCTTTGCTTACTAAAGagttaaaagacaaaaactacACCTACATGCAATCATACATTACATCGAATGCACATATGAGAGAAAAAAGTTGAGACAGAACGAAACAATGGATCTAATTAATGCTTAAAATCCATTTGAACAGAATTGGATATATGAAAAACAGAAGCTTCCTTAATAAAAGTAAGTACTGAACAATATGCATTAAGTACAAAACAACACTACCTAGACAAACAAAGGTTTAAATTTACAACCCATTACAATACAAGAACTTCAACCAACTAAGAGTAGGACCTAAGGAAGATCATAATTTGTTAACAGGGATCCaaaatatcttctttgttATCATTATCTTCAAATCGTAGCTagtcatcttctttctcctcatgAGTGTCATTAATCTCATCAAGTTCCTCCGTCTTTGAAGACGTAGGTCTCCTAAACCAAGTCACCAAACCATATTATCACctaaaaagcaagaaaacgTTTGTGTTTAgaagaaacacacacacaaaaaaaaggacaACAGAGAATTTGTAATGCATAGTTTAAAGGGTATGCTACATTCTACATATCCTCTTATAAAATCTCGTATATGTTGTCAGGAAATTTAATCGgaacaaaattcaatttacAAAACCTAAACCGATTaggaaaccaaaacaaaccgGTTATCGTTCTTCTTTACGACAATCACCTATTAATAATTGCACTAGAGCACCGACAAGAATTTCAATTAGGATAAAGTATAATTTAGATTGGTATGTTTttagtttgaatttataaCTGAATCAAATATAGTTCTAACAATTTTCAGGAATCAACTTTTACTTTAGTTTGGTCTGTTTGAACTCGGTAGATTAGAAATGTTACGTTTTTgccaaaataaatgattttttttttgaaaaaatgagtttggaaatttgaaagagaagaagaggtaagtaaaataataaagcagctccctttctctctctgcttcCTTGTGTGTGTCTGTGTGTCATTCACATCTCcctcctctcttcttcaccattaGAGGAGAGAAAACACactttcaaatatatatataagtataactCATCCAACAACTccatttttatcttcttcgtAAAGGAAACAACGACGTTTACTCCAAGATACTGTTCCTCAATCTGCATTCTTTTCCAATCGATCTAAATTTGGTTTCTGTGCTGAGATTGGCTTTCTGGGTGTTGCTGGTATGCTATAGTTTCTTCACCTCTTCGTATGGATTGGTTCCCCATTTCGTTGTTACTGATCTATTCGAGATTTCAGATTGCAAATTGCTGTTGACAAGCTGAGATCTTAAGGTGCTTTTGCAGTAGCTGAGATTTTTCGAGGTTTTTGTCTGTTCGTGAGTAGAAGAATTTGGATGGTCGCCGATGTAAGGGTTTCGTTTCCGCTATGAACACCAAGCGCGCCTACAAGCTCCGTATCCTTTTCTCTCTGATTTCAtcttttagggtttgtttATTTCTGGGACTTATTGATTGACTCCAGTGTCGTGCTTGATCTGCTGCTTTTTGCTCTGGTTCACGAGATCTGTATGCACTTCGTAGCtttgtgttttgagttttttcaaGTCATTTATGACATTTCGGTATCTGTGTGcttctaaatttataaacttttagtcaatttcttctttgactAGAGTCTCATCCCAGAGTATTGCTTAGCCTTGACTTATGTGATACATTTTATAAGAGGAATTTGTGGCACATTCTGCTGCTGTTAATTGTCTTAAGATTGGGAGGAAGTCCTCCAGGGTTCTCGTTACAGGCGGAGAAGATCACAAGGTTAATCTATGGGCTATTGGTAAGCCCAACGCCATCCTGGTTAGTTCTCATTTCTCCCTCCCCTGCTTCTATTGCGGAATGCCTCGGTATATAGTTTAGGGGAAATGCGACATACTTTAGATATAATGTAGTTGAGCGGGTTGGAATATTTTCTGTCTGAGTACTTGTGGTTGTTTTGTGGTCAGAGCTTGTATGGGCACTCTAGCGGGATTGATTCAGTAACATTTGATGCTTCGGAAGGCTTAGTAGCAGCAGGAGCTGCTAGTGGTACAATTAAACTTTGGGATCTGGAGGAAGCAAAGGGTAAGTTCAGTAGCTCTATGAGCATCTAAATTTACTCTTCTCATTCTCTGTTTAGTCAGCCACAGCCGGCTCGTATATTTACTGAGTATGTTATTTTGGTTGCATCTTTGGGTAGTTGTCAGAACTCTCACTGGTCACAGGTCAAACTGCGTATCCGTGAATTTTCACCCTTTTGGTGAGTTTTTTGCTTCTGGTTCTCTAGACACAAATCTCAAGATATGGGATATAAGAAAGAAGGGCTGCATCCATACTTACAAGGGTCACACTAGAGGGGTCAACGTACTCAGATTCACTCCAGATGGTCGTTGGATTGTATCTGGAGGAGAAGATAATGTTGTCAAGGTTTGTAGCTGCCTTTTTCCTTTCTTAGTATGTATTGGGGAGGAAAACTAGGGAGTCAACTTAAtagaattcaaaatttctattttttcgaGGATACTTTGAAGAACAATACCACATTTTGTGAAATAGGCATAAA includes:
- the AGAL2 gene encoding alpha-galactosidase 2 (alpha-galactosidase 2 (AGAL2); FUNCTIONS IN: alpha-galactosidase activity, hydrolase activity, hydrolyzing O-glycosyl compounds, catalytic activity; INVOLVED IN: positive regulation of flower development, leaf morphogenesis; LOCATED IN: plant-type cell wall; EXPRESSED IN: 22 plant structures; EXPRESSED DURING: 13 growth stages; CONTAINS InterPro DOMAIN/s: Aldolase-type TIM barrel (InterPro:IPR013785), Glycoside hydrolase, family 27 (InterPro:IPR002241), Glycoside hydrolase, clan GH-D (InterPro:IPR000111), Glycoside hydrolase, catalytic core (InterPro:IPR017853); BEST Arabidopsis thaliana protein match is: alpha-galactosidase 1 (TAIR:AT5G08380.1); Has 1586 Blast hits to 1573 proteins in 339 species: Archae - 4; Bacteria - 587; Metazoa - 332; Fungi - 271; Plants - 223; Viruses - 0; Other Eukaryotes - 169 (source: NCBI BLink).); the protein is MSRMLMNNGLALSPQMGWNSWNHFQCNINETLIKQTADAMVSSGLSAIGYKYINIDDCWGELKRDSQGSLVAKASTFPSGIKALSDYVHSKGLKLGIYSDAGTLTCSQTMPGSLGHEEQDAKTFASWGIDYLKYDNCENTGTSPRERYPKMSKALLNSGRSIFFSLCEWGQEDPATWAGDIGNSWRTTGDIQDNWKSMTLIADQNDRWASYARPGSWNDPDMLEVGNGGMTKEEYMSHFSIWALAKAPLLIGCDLRSMDKVTFELLSNKEVIAVNQDKLGIQGKKVKKEGDLEVWAGPLSKKRVAVILWNRGSASANITARWAEIGLNSSDIVNARDLWEHSTYSCVKKQLSALVEPHACKMYTLTRRKA
- the AGAL2 gene encoding alpha-galactosidase 2 (alpha-galactosidase 2 (AGAL2); FUNCTIONS IN: alpha-galactosidase activity, hydrolase activity, hydrolyzing O-glycosyl compounds, catalytic activity; INVOLVED IN: positive regulation of flower development, leaf morphogenesis; LOCATED IN: plant-type cell wall; EXPRESSED IN: 22 plant structures; EXPRESSED DURING: 13 growth stages; CONTAINS InterPro DOMAIN/s: Aldolase-type TIM barrel (InterPro:IPR013785), Glycoside hydrolase, family 27 (InterPro:IPR002241), Glycoside hydrolase, clan GH-D (InterPro:IPR000111), Glycoside hydrolase, catalytic core (InterPro:IPR017853); BEST Arabidopsis thaliana protein match is: alpha-galactosidase 1 (TAIR:AT5G08380.1); Has 30201 Blast hits to 17322 proteins in 780 species: Archae - 12; Bacteria - 1396; Metazoa - 17338; Fungi - 3422; Plants - 5037; Viruses - 0; Other Eukaryotes - 2996 (source: NCBI BLink).) — encoded protein: MVLLSFSLRFIAFTLTITLTQIADGFQSRMLMNNGLALSPQMGWNSWNHFQCNINETLIKQTADAMVSSGLSAIGYKYINIDDCWGELKRDSQGSLVAKASTFPSGIKALSDYVHSKGLKLGIYSDAGTLTCSQTMPGSLGHEEQDAKTFASWGIDYLKYDNCENTGTSPRERYPKMSKALLNSGRSIFFSLCEWGQEDPATWAGDIGNSWRTTGDIQDNWKSMTLIADQNDRWASYARPGSWNDPDMLEVGNGGMTKEEYMSHFSIWALAKAPLLIGCDLRSMDKVTFELLSNKEVIAVNQDKLGIQGKKVKKEGDLEVWAGPLSKKRVAVILWNRGSASANITARWAEIGLNSSDIVNARDLWEHSTYSCVKKQLSALVEPHACKMYTLTRRKA
- the AGAL1 gene encoding alpha-galactosidase 1 (alpha-galactosidase 1 (AGAL1); FUNCTIONS IN: alpha-galactosidase activity, hydrolase activity, hydrolyzing O-glycosyl compounds, catalytic activity; INVOLVED IN: carbohydrate metabolic process, metabolic process, lactose catabolic process; LOCATED IN: apoplast, cell wall, plant-type cell wall; EXPRESSED IN: 21 plant structures; EXPRESSED DURING: 13 growth stages; CONTAINS InterPro DOMAIN/s: Glycoside hydrolase, family 27 (InterPro:IPR002241), Aldolase-type TIM barrel (InterPro:IPR013785), Glycoside hydrolase, clan GH-D (InterPro:IPR000111), Glycoside hydrolase, catalytic core (InterPro:IPR017853); BEST Arabidopsis thaliana protein match is: alpha-galactosidase 2 (TAIR:AT5G08370.1); Has 1677 Blast hits to 1666 proteins in 372 species: Archae - 6; Bacteria - 673; Metazoa - 331; Fungi - 272; Plants - 227; Viruses - 0; Other Eukaryotes - 168 (source: NCBI BLink).) — protein: MSRRAMVIKMPILMILISSMVMTMVESSRSVNNGHDDSEILRRHLLTNGLGVTPPMGWNSWNHFSCNIDEKMIKETADALVTTGLSKLGYNYVNIDDCWAEISRDSKGSLVPKKSTFPSGIKAVADYVHSKGLKLGIYSDAGYFTCSKTMPGSLGYEEHDAKTFAEWGIDYLKYDNCNSDGSKPTVRYPVMTRALMKSGRPIFHSLCEWGDMHPALWGSPVGNSWRTTNDIKDTWLSMISIADMNEVYAEHARPGGWNDPDMLEVGNGGMTKDEYIVHFSIWAISKAPLLLGCDIRNMTKETMEIVANKEVIAINQDPHGVQAKKVRMEGDLEVWAGPLSGYRVALLLLNRGPSRTSITALWEDIEIPANSIVEARDLWEHQTLKQKFVGNLTATVDSHACKLYVLKPVA
- the AGAL1 gene encoding alpha-galactosidase 1, producing the protein MSRRAMVIKMPILMILISSMVMTMVESSRSVNNGHDDSEILRRHLLTNGLGVTPPMGWNSWNHFSCNIDEKMIKETADALVTTGLSKLGYNYVNIDDCWAEISRDSKGSLVPKKSTFPSGIKAVADYVHSKGLKLGIYSDAGYFTCSKTMPGSLGYEEHDAKTFAEWGIDYLKYDNCNSDGSKPTVRYPVMTRALMKSGRPIFHSLCEWGDMHPALWGSPVGNSWRTTNDIKDTWLSMISIADMNEVYAEHARPGGWNDPDMLEVGNGGMTKDEYIVHFSIWAISKAPLLLGCDIRNMTKETMEIVANKEVIAINQGT